The nucleotide window TTCCCGGACACTTTAACTTTGAAGATGCAGTTACTGAAAGCTGAAGGATCTGAAGTCTTGACTTCACCTTCCCTAACACTGAAGGGAGGGGAAGAAGCTCGTATGAAGATTTCGGCTGATGGAACTCCTTCCTACACCATTGAAGTCGAAACGATGGAACTCTAGCGTGAAAAAGCAACGCATACAAAACCCGCGCTTTCTGGCCGCCTTGGGATTCTTCGGATTCCTGGGGTTGCTGGGATTCGACAATCCGGAGGTTCAGCGGTGGGCCAAACTGTCGTGGCTGTCGGTGTTGTCGCTGCTGGTGCTGCTTCCGACGGTGAACGTGGAAAGCAAGCAGGCGAATTACCGGCTTAATCCCCGGCGCAAAGGATTGCTGGCTTTTCTAGTGTTTCTTCCATTCCTGGGGTTCCTTGGAACCGGGTATGAGTCGTTAGTTGGCGTGGCATGGCTCTCCATGGTTTCGCAATTTGCCATCGATCAAAAAAAACGGACAAGCGCGGTGCCCTTGAGGGCGGAAATAATCATAGGCATCATCTTTGTCGGGGCGACCGTTCTTTTTATTGCGTTGGGCTTAGCGAAGATCTGGATGGTTGTTATGGCGCTGACGCTTCCGGTCTCGTTAGCGCTGGCTCCGGTTTTTGATATCAAGGAGCGGCTGCCGCTGCGCGAGTTGCGCTGGATTGCGCTCTTTTTGGTGATGGCTGTCATTTTTCCGGTCGGTGGCATGACCTGGTTCATGACGGCGGCGATGCGCAACGAGCGGGCCGCCGTGAAGCAGCAGATGCTGGAACTTCAGAAGAGTCAGCTCGCCTCGGCGGCCTCGCGATTGAATGACGAGTTTCTGCGCCTTAAGGATTGTCTGGAAAAACAGCCGGAGTTATCCGCACCGGAACAGTTTTGTCTTCTGGTGCAGAGGCGCTTGGGAGATAGCATTCTTGTTCTCAGTGAAGACGGATCGCAGTTTTCATATCCGGAATCTGAATGGTTTGAAACAGAGGTGGATGCCTCTCCTGAGGGGCTGGAGCTGAAAACGCGTGTTCTCGGTTTGATCCGCTCAAAGAATTGGACGGAAGCTAAGGCGCTGTTGGAACAGATGGAAGACGATGAAACGCTGCGGGTGGCGTGCGATTCGTCCGGTCGGGCCATTCTTCCCGCATTGCTGTTGTTCTATGCTCAGTCGAATCCCGCCGATACCGGAATGTTGGGCGTGCTGCGCAGCCTTGTTCTGGATTATTCGCTTCCGATGCCATCGGTGCGTCGTCTGTTTTATCTAATGTCGCTCGCGGAATTGGGCGTTGACGTGATGCCGTGGTTGCACGCGGAGCAGATAGCGCAGCAGGCCTCGGCCTATGCAAAGTTGCCGGACTTTGTGGATGATTCGGGATTTACCCGGTTGCAAAACGCAGACCTTTGGATGCTCCCAAACGCGGAGGCAAAGACCGCCATTATTTTTCGCGAATCCACGCTGGTTGAGCATTTCCAGTTGATCGTCGATTCCGCTGTTGTCATGAAGAACGTCCGGATGGTCTTAAGCAGGAAACGAGACCGAATGGCATCGGAGGTGAACGCAACCTGGAGCGGCTGGTATGTCAATCTGTATCTGGATGGAGATCATCCCTTTTCCGAAGAGATGGATCGACGAATCCTGGTTTACATTCTGACGGGGATCGGGTTGATCGTGTTTATCAGTGTTGCCGCCGCGCTGCTGGTACGCTCTCTTGTCGCGCAGCAGCGTCTTACACACATGAAGAATGATTTCGTGGCGACGGTTACGCACGAGCTGAAGACACCGCTGGCTTCGACGCGCATGTTGGTCGATACCCTGCTGGAAGGGCGCTGTAAGAGTGAATCGCAGCAGCGAGA belongs to Pontiella desulfatans and includes:
- a CDS encoding sensor histidine kinase, whose product is MKKQRIQNPRFLAALGFFGFLGLLGFDNPEVQRWAKLSWLSVLSLLVLLPTVNVESKQANYRLNPRRKGLLAFLVFLPFLGFLGTGYESLVGVAWLSMVSQFAIDQKKRTSAVPLRAEIIIGIIFVGATVLFIALGLAKIWMVVMALTLPVSLALAPVFDIKERLPLRELRWIALFLVMAVIFPVGGMTWFMTAAMRNERAAVKQQMLELQKSQLASAASRLNDEFLRLKDCLEKQPELSAPEQFCLLVQRRLGDSILVLSEDGSQFSYPESEWFETEVDASPEGLELKTRVLGLIRSKNWTEAKALLEQMEDDETLRVACDSSGRAILPALLLFYAQSNPADTGMLGVLRSLVLDYSLPMPSVRRLFYLMSLAELGVDVMPWLHAEQIAQQASAYAKLPDFVDDSGFTRLQNADLWMLPNAEAKTAIIFRESTLVEHFQLIVDSAVVMKNVRMVLSRKRDRMASEVNATWSGWYVNLYLDGDHPFSEEMDRRILVYILTGIGLIVFISVAAALLVRSLVAQQRLTHMKNDFVATVTHELKTPLASTRMLVDTLLEGRCKSESQQREYLELIARENKRLSRLIDNFLTFSRMERNKRSLHFEDVAPGELVHIAVETVHENYEQCGCSLTVEIAENPPPILADRDSMVQVLLNLLDNACKYSDGDKCIRLRVFEKEQAVCFEVADNGIGMTAREQSKIFDRFYQVDQSMTRKVGGAGLGLSIVNFIVGAHGGKIDIESELGSGSVFTVRIPLNGDS